Genomic window (Aquisalimonas asiatica):
TATTCGTCCGACGGTGAAGACGGTGTGCACGGGTGTTGAGATGTTCCGCAAGCTGCTGGACCAGGGCGAGGCGGGCGACAACATTGGTGCGCTGCTGCGTGGTACGAAGCGTGATGACGTGGAGCGTGGTCAGGTGCTGTGCAAGCCGGGTTCGATCACGCCGCACACGAAGTTCGAGTGCGAGGTGTACATTCTGTCGAAGGACGAGGGTGGTCGTCACACGCCGTTCTTCAACGGGTATCGCCCGCAGTTTTACTTCCGTACGACGGACGTGACGGGTTCCTGTGAGCTGCCGTCGGGTACGGAGATGGTGATGCCGGGTGACAACGTGCAGATGACGGTGTCGCTGATTGCGCCGATCGCGATGGAAGACGGTCTGCGCTTCGCCATCCGCGAAGGCGGCCGCACCGTCGGTGCCGGCGTGGTCTCCAAGATCATCGACTGATCGGAGCCTGCGTAACGCGGAACAATGCGGTAGACTACGGGGCGCGAGTCAGGTATAACCGGCTCGCGCCTTGGCCGCTTGGGTTCCGTTAAGCAAGACGTTCAACAGGCCAGTAGCTCAATTGGCAGAGCAGCGGTCTCCAAAACCGCAGGTTGGGGGTTCGAGTCCCTCCTGGCCTGCCACTCAACAGGATGGCAGGGCGTGTCGCCTTCAGGGCGCTTCCCGATCGGAGTCCCGCGGAACCGATGAAGTCCAAGTCGAACACCGAAAACTCGCCGGCTGACACCATCAAGCTGGTGGCAGCGCTCGTGATCCTCGGGGCCGGCATCTTCGGCTTCTATGTCTACGAGGACCAGCCGCAGCTGTTCCGGGTGCTCGGCATTCTTGCCGTTGGCGCGGTCGCCGTGGGTATTGCGGTCACCACCAACCCGGGCGCGAATCTCTGGCGTTTCATGCAGGATTCCCGCACCGAGGTGCGCAAGGTGGTCTGGCCGACCCGGCAGGAAACCGTGCAGACGACGATCATCGTGCTGATTGTTGTCGTCCTGGTGGCAATCTTTCTATGGCTGATGGACATGTTCTTCCTCTGGGGCGTCCAGCAGCTGCTTAATCCGGGAGGCTGAGGGCATGACGATGCGCTGGTATGTGGTTCACGCCTATTCCGGGTTTGAGAACAAGGTCAAGCAGGCCATCGAAGATCGCGTCAAGCGCGCGGGCCTGGAAGACAAGTTCGGCGACATTCTCGTGCCCACGGAAGAGGTGGTCGAGATCCGCGGCGGGCAGAAGCGCCGCAGTGAGCGGAAGTTCTTCCCCGGTTACGTGCTGGTCCGCATGGAGATGGATGACGAGACCTGGCACCTGGTGAAGGAAGTCCCGCGGGTCATGGGCTTCATCGGTGGGCGCAGTGACCGCCCGGCACCGATCTCCGACCGGGAGGCGGACCAGATCCTCAACCGGGTGCAGGAGGGTGTCGAGAAGCCGCGCCCGAAGGTGCTGTTCGAGGTCGGCGAAGTGGTGCGCGTCATCGACGGGCCGTTCACCGATTTCAACGGCGCCGTGGAAGAAGTGAACTACGAAAAGAGCCGCCTTCGGGTGGCCGTCCTGATCTTTGGCCGTTCCACGCCGGTGGAGCTGGGCTTCGATCAGGTCGAGAAAACCTGAGCGACGCGCTCGGGCCGAGCGCCGGATCGGGGTGGCCCGTTCCGGCGTTACGTATTTGAACCGGGGAGCCGATAAGGCGTTCGCACCCACATCAGGAGGCTTTCATGGCCAAGAAGGTTTCAGCTTATATCAAGCTGCAGGTCAAGGCCGGTCAGGCCAACCCGTCGCCGCCCGTCGGCCCCGCGCTGGGTCAGCATGGCGTGAACATCATGGAGTTCTGTAAGGCGTTCAACGCCCAGACCCAGGAGATGGAGCCGGGGCTGCCGATTCCCGTGGTGATCACGGTCTACTCCGACCGCAGCTTCACGTTCATCACCAAGACCCCGCCGGCGGCGATCCTGCTGAAGAAGGCTGCGGGCATCAAGAGCGGTTCCGGTGTGCCGAACAAGGACAAGGTGGGCACGGTGACCCGCGAACAGCTCGAGGAGATTGCACGCACCAAGGAGCCGGACCTGTCCGCCTCCGATATGGATGCGGCCGTGCGCACCATCGCCGGTAGCGCGCGGAGCATGGGTCTCGAGGTTGAGGGGGTCGAATAATGGCTAAGCTGACCAAGCGCCAGAAAGCGTTCGCCGAGAAGGTTGAGCGCGGCAAGCAGTACCCTGCCGAAGATGCCTTTGCACTGCTGAAGGATCTGCCGGCGCCGCGGTTCGCGGAGACGGTGGAAGTGGCGGTGAACCTGGGTGTTGATCCGCGGAAGTCGGATCAGATCGTGCGCGGTTCCACCGTGCTGCCCAACGGCACCGGCAAGAGCGTGCGGGTTGCGGTCTTCGCCCAGGGCGAGAAGGCCGAAGCCGCGAAGGAAGCCGGGGCCGACGTGGTCGGTATGGACGACCTTGCCGAGCAGATCAAGGGCGGCGACCTGGACTTCAACGTGGTGATTGCCAGCCCTGATACCATGGGTACCGTGGGCAAGCTGGGAACGATTCTCGGCCCGCGCGGTCTCATGCCGAACCCGAAAGTCGGGACGGTTGCCCAGGACGTGGCCGCGGCGGTGAAGAACGCCAAGGCCGGTCAGGTGCGGTATCGCACCGACAAGAAGGGCATCATCCATGCCGGTATCGGCAAGATCGACTTTACGCCCCAGCAGCTGCGCGAGAATCTGGAAGCGCTGGTGTCGGACCTGAACAAGGCCAAGCCGGCAGCTGCCAAGGGCATTTACATGAAGAAGGTGACGGTGGCGTCCACCATGGGTCCGGGGATTGCCCTGGATCTGTCGTCGCTGAACACCTGAACCAGATCCGCATCGGGTGATGGTGCTGCCATCGCCCGCGCGGTGTCTTGAGGCTGTCGGAAAGCGGCAGCCGTCAGAGACCGCTTGGCGCGGCTCCGGCCGCTTAATCGATCACTCCGGTGGTCGGCCAGCGTAGACGGTGCAGCCCCGGGCAGATCAATGCTGCGGAAGGCGACCGTTCAACCCCGAAAGGGGCGAGCCGGATTATCCGGCTCACACGCGCCCTGGCAACGTGTCGTTGTCGGGGGTCATGGCCAGGTTCCAGGAGGACATTCCCAATGCCAATGAGTCTGGAACAGAAAAAGGCGATGACCGCGGAAGTCAATGCGGTCGCCCAATCGGCCCACTCGGCCGTTGCTGCGGAGTATCGCGGTATCAAGGCGACCGAGATGGACAGCCTGCGCGCCCAGGCACGCAATCAGGGTGTCTACCTGCGGGTGGTCAAGAACTCGATTGCGCGTCGGGCTGTTGAAGGGACGGACTTCGAATGCATGACGGAGGAGTTCTCCGGTCCGCTGATGCTCGCATTCTCCCAGGAGGATCCGGGTTCTGCAGCGCGGCTGGTGAAGTCCTACGCCAAGGAGAACAGCAACCTTGTTCCCAAGTTCGTCTCCATCAGTGGTTCAGTCTACCCGGCCTCCGAACTGGAGCGCCTGGCGAGCCTGCCCACGCGTGACGAGGCTATCAGCAAGCTGATGGCGACCATGAAGGCGCCGACCCAGAAGCTGGCGACCACCTTGAACGAGGTGCCCGGCAAGCTGGTGCGGACGCTGGCCGCTGTTCGCGATGCCAAAGAGGCGGGCTGATCGACTTCCGGTTTTCGTCTGATTCTTTCATTACGCAGTCAAAGCCCGAAGGGGCTGATCTGACCGTTTAAACGCAGGAGTTTCAAAATGGCCGTTTCCAAAGAGGACATCCTCGAGACGATCGGTAACATGAGCGTCCTCGAGATCGTTGATCTCATCGAGGCGATGGAAGAGAAGTTCGGCGTCACCGCGGCTGCCGCCGTGGCCGCTGCGCCTGCCGCCGCTGGTGGTGGCGAGGCTGAAGCCGCCGAAGAGAAGACCGAGTTCGACGTCATCCTGAGCAGCTTCGGTGACAACAAGGTCGGCGTGATCAAGGCCGTGCGCGGCATCACCGGCCTGGGTCTGAAGGAAGCCAAGGAAGTCGTCGAAGGCGCCCCGTCCCCGCTCAAGGAAGGTGCGAGCAAGGACGAAGCCGAAGAGATGAAGAGCAAGCTGGAAGAGGCTGGCGCTTCCGTCGAGATCAAGTAAGACTTGACGGTAGAGAGCGTTAGCAAGCTGTGATCGGGATCGGCTGGTGGCCCAGTGGCCGCCGGCCTTTTCCCGTTTCTGGGACAACCGGATGTCCGAGCGGGTTTAAAGTTACGTGCTTCGGCCGTTGAGGCCTGAGTGCGGAAGTTTAAACAACTGTCTCGTTCCCCGGACGAACTTGGGTGAGGAACCTCGATGGCCTATTCGTTCACCGAAAAGAAGCGTATCCGCAAGGATTTCGGCAAGATCCCCAATATTCTGGAGGTCCCCTATC
Coding sequences:
- the rplA gene encoding 50S ribosomal protein L1 — translated: MAKLTKRQKAFAEKVERGKQYPAEDAFALLKDLPAPRFAETVEVAVNLGVDPRKSDQIVRGSTVLPNGTGKSVRVAVFAQGEKAEAAKEAGADVVGMDDLAEQIKGGDLDFNVVIASPDTMGTVGKLGTILGPRGLMPNPKVGTVAQDVAAAVKNAKAGQVRYRTDKKGIIHAGIGKIDFTPQQLRENLEALVSDLNKAKPAAAKGIYMKKVTVASTMGPGIALDLSSLNT
- the rplJ gene encoding 50S ribosomal protein L10, with the protein product MPMSLEQKKAMTAEVNAVAQSAHSAVAAEYRGIKATEMDSLRAQARNQGVYLRVVKNSIARRAVEGTDFECMTEEFSGPLMLAFSQEDPGSAARLVKSYAKENSNLVPKFVSISGSVYPASELERLASLPTRDEAISKLMATMKAPTQKLATTLNEVPGKLVRTLAAVRDAKEAG
- a CDS encoding EF-Tu/IF-2/RF-3 family GTPase; this encodes IRPTVKTVCTGVEMFRKLLDQGEAGDNIGALLRGTKRDDVERGQVLCKPGSITPHTKFECEVYILSKDEGGRHTPFFNGYRPQFYFRTTDVTGSCELPSGTEMVMPGDNVQMTVSLIAPIAMEDGLRFAIREGGRTVGAGVVSKIID
- the rplK gene encoding 50S ribosomal protein L11 gives rise to the protein MAKKVSAYIKLQVKAGQANPSPPVGPALGQHGVNIMEFCKAFNAQTQEMEPGLPIPVVITVYSDRSFTFITKTPPAAILLKKAAGIKSGSGVPNKDKVGTVTREQLEEIARTKEPDLSASDMDAAVRTIAGSARSMGLEVEGVE
- the secE gene encoding preprotein translocase subunit SecE produces the protein MKSKSNTENSPADTIKLVAALVILGAGIFGFYVYEDQPQLFRVLGILAVGAVAVGIAVTTNPGANLWRFMQDSRTEVRKVVWPTRQETVQTTIIVLIVVVLVAIFLWLMDMFFLWGVQQLLNPGG
- the nusG gene encoding transcription termination/antitermination protein NusG, coding for MTMRWYVVHAYSGFENKVKQAIEDRVKRAGLEDKFGDILVPTEEVVEIRGGQKRRSERKFFPGYVLVRMEMDDETWHLVKEVPRVMGFIGGRSDRPAPISDREADQILNRVQEGVEKPRPKVLFEVGEVVRVIDGPFTDFNGAVEEVNYEKSRLRVAVLIFGRSTPVELGFDQVEKT
- the rplL gene encoding 50S ribosomal protein L7/L12 yields the protein MAVSKEDILETIGNMSVLEIVDLIEAMEEKFGVTAAAAVAAAPAAAGGGEAEAAEEKTEFDVILSSFGDNKVGVIKAVRGITGLGLKEAKEVVEGAPSPLKEGASKDEAEEMKSKLEEAGASVEIK